In the genome of Pseudomonas bubulae, one region contains:
- a CDS encoding cytochrome c, producing the protein MILKRLTVVVLACLTLTACGGVDPDSPLGQRKAIFKQMLKTSEDLGGMLRGRIPFDGPRFTAGAIKLDALAYEPWKHFPQVKESDQTSATDDVWQKQARFQELARQLEAATGELVIASQVQPYKASNLMPAVQKVEDTCSACHKAFRNH; encoded by the coding sequence ATGATTCTTAAACGATTGACTGTTGTAGTGCTGGCCTGCCTGACGCTGACGGCGTGTGGCGGGGTTGATCCCGATTCGCCGCTGGGCCAGCGTAAAGCGATTTTCAAGCAAATGCTAAAGACCAGTGAAGATCTGGGCGGCATGTTGCGGGGTCGAATTCCGTTCGATGGTCCGCGCTTTACCGCAGGCGCTATCAAGTTGGATGCGTTGGCTTACGAGCCGTGGAAGCATTTCCCTCAAGTAAAGGAGAGCGATCAAACCAGCGCTACTGATGACGTCTGGCAAAAGCAGGCACGTTTTCAGGAGTTGGCGCGGCAGTTGGAGGCTGCTACGGGTGAGCTGGTTATCGCCAGCCAGGTGCAACCCTACAAGGCCAGTAACCTGATGCCTGCGGTGCAGAAGGTCGAAGACACCTGCAGTGCGTGCCACAAGGCATTCAGGAATCACTGA
- a CDS encoding DUF1090 domain-containing protein encodes MKLLSPLALFTVCGLLAAPLMAADTAPELTGCAAKKQAITLQLEQARAHGNSNQVAGLEKALSEVEAHCTDAGLRKERENKVLEAKHEVSKRQADLDKAMKKGDPEKIDKRKNKLAESRKELQEALDQLDK; translated from the coding sequence ATGAAATTACTTTCACCGCTCGCCCTGTTTACTGTCTGCGGCCTGTTGGCTGCCCCGCTGATGGCCGCCGACACAGCGCCTGAACTGACCGGCTGTGCTGCCAAGAAGCAGGCCATCACCCTGCAACTTGAGCAAGCGCGTGCCCACGGCAACAGCAACCAGGTAGCAGGCCTGGAAAAAGCCCTGAGCGAAGTTGAAGCCCATTGCACCGACGCGGGCCTGCGCAAGGAACGCGAAAACAAGGTGCTGGAAGCCAAGCACGAAGTCAGCAAGCGCCAGGCAGATCTGGACAAGGCCATGAAGAAAGGCGATCCGGAAAAAATCGACAAGCGCAAAAACAAGCTGGCCGAATCGCGCAAAGAGTTGCAGGAAGCGCTGGATCAGCTGGACAAGTAA